A single Synergistales bacterium DNA region contains:
- a CDS encoding DNA translocase FtsK — protein sequence MGVRRLLTGTLGGGVVLFLIHSLYYLSSALGGHETGNCLRDFLGTFCLFLAVSVLLGFQDLGLFSLGFAWTEPGIFGSRLSLFLFRHIGPLGTLLAGVTVTMMALLFFQLEYTRRSLAAMYGTLVSLYGAVEGRLRKVGKDTGSPDDQHPGEDRPAAEGDAESWKGEPLEGAFPEEEASPLIRRVRGARPSAEDAEQPVAAVVEHHGREESEDRRDAGSAVPEGESDDVPEGRNGEPLDPLGEDLVDMLLEEGSPATEDALDLPPDIEPGRFPPPTSLLGAFRDNSDTLNEELVRQHGEQIVETLADFGLEAELAETVVGPTVVQFRLQLAPGIKVSKVAGLTNDLAVSLAVPSLRIEAPIPGKPYVGVEIPNPERATVSLREIIECDLFMKTKGVLPLPVGLSVDGRPMVMSLEDMPHLLVAGTTGSGKSVFISSCLIGLTYLRRPSELRLILVDPKRVEMALYENLPHVLCPPIVESKKAVEALAWAVREMERRYALFADARVRHLQAYNEKAIPKDRLPNIVIVVDELADLMMAAPKEVEDYICRLAQKARATGIHLILATQRPSVNVITGLIKANIPARVAFSLPTQADSRTILDVGGAERLLGKGDMLILTSRLPKPARSQSPWIDESAIQAYISYLESLFGAPEYTDITDQTNGAPGQGAQEIDDPLFEEAVQIVLNTGTASASRLQRQLRIGFTRAARLVDAMEDMGIVGSQAGSKARELLMSEEEVQTVLEEHG from the coding sequence ATGGGGGTCCGTCGTCTTCTGACGGGTACGCTCGGTGGAGGGGTGGTGCTCTTTCTGATCCACTCCCTCTACTACCTCTCCTCTGCACTGGGGGGGCACGAGACGGGGAACTGCCTGCGCGACTTCCTGGGCACCTTCTGTCTCTTTCTCGCGGTCTCCGTCCTCCTGGGGTTTCAGGATCTCGGTCTCTTTTCCCTGGGATTCGCCTGGACCGAACCGGGGATCTTCGGCAGCCGACTGAGTCTGTTTCTGTTCCGGCACATCGGTCCCCTGGGAACGCTCCTTGCCGGGGTGACGGTGACGATGATGGCGCTGCTCTTTTTCCAGCTGGAGTACACCAGGAGGAGCCTGGCCGCCATGTACGGTACGCTGGTCTCGCTGTACGGGGCAGTGGAAGGAAGGCTCCGCAAAGTGGGGAAGGATACCGGATCCCCCGATGATCAGCACCCCGGCGAGGACCGGCCGGCCGCGGAGGGGGACGCGGAGTCCTGGAAGGGCGAACCCCTGGAGGGGGCCTTCCCGGAGGAGGAAGCCTCTCCGTTGATCCGGCGTGTGCGGGGCGCGCGTCCCTCGGCGGAGGATGCCGAGCAGCCGGTCGCCGCGGTGGTGGAGCACCATGGCCGGGAGGAGAGTGAGGACCGCAGGGACGCGGGCAGCGCTGTGCCGGAGGGAGAGAGCGACGATGTGCCGGAAGGCCGGAATGGGGAGCCCCTGGACCCCCTGGGCGAGGATCTCGTGGATATGTTGCTGGAGGAGGGATCGCCGGCCACCGAGGACGCGCTGGATCTCCCCCCGGACATCGAACCCGGACGCTTCCCGCCGCCTACCTCGCTGCTGGGGGCCTTTCGCGACAACTCCGACACGCTCAATGAAGAGCTTGTGCGGCAGCACGGGGAGCAGATCGTGGAAACGCTGGCGGATTTCGGACTGGAGGCGGAGCTTGCGGAGACCGTGGTGGGGCCGACGGTGGTGCAGTTCAGGCTGCAGCTGGCGCCGGGCATCAAGGTCAGCAAGGTCGCTGGGCTGACCAACGATCTGGCTGTCTCTCTGGCGGTCCCCAGTCTGCGCATCGAGGCGCCCATCCCGGGGAAACCCTATGTGGGGGTGGAGATCCCCAATCCGGAGCGGGCGACGGTGTCGCTCCGGGAGATCATCGAGTGCGATCTCTTCATGAAGACAAAAGGGGTGCTCCCCCTGCCTGTAGGGCTGAGTGTGGACGGCCGGCCGATGGTCATGTCTCTGGAGGACATGCCACACCTTCTGGTGGCGGGGACCACGGGATCGGGAAAGAGTGTCTTTATCTCCAGCTGTCTGATCGGTCTCACCTATCTGCGCAGGCCTTCGGAGCTCCGCCTGATCCTTGTGGACCCCAAACGGGTGGAGATGGCGCTCTACGAGAATCTCCCCCACGTCCTCTGTCCGCCTATCGTGGAGTCCAAAAAGGCTGTCGAGGCCCTTGCCTGGGCGGTCCGCGAGATGGAGCGCCGCTACGCCCTCTTCGCCGATGCGCGGGTGCGGCATCTGCAGGCCTACAACGAGAAGGCCATCCCCAAGGACCGGCTTCCCAATATCGTGATCGTCGTGGACGAGCTGGCCGACCTGATGATGGCGGCGCCGAAGGAGGTGGAGGACTATATCTGCCGACTGGCGCAGAAGGCCCGGGCTACGGGGATCCATTTGATTCTGGCCACGCAGCGGCCCTCGGTGAATGTCATCACCGGCCTCATCAAGGCGAATATCCCCGCCCGGGTGGCCTTCAGCCTCCCCACACAGGCCGACTCCAGGACGATCCTCGATGTGGGCGGAGCGGAACGTCTGCTGGGGAAGGGAGACATGCTGATTCTCACCTCCCGCCTCCCCAAACCGGCACGCAGCCAGTCCCCGTGGATTGACGAGAGCGCCATACAGGCCTATATCTCCTATCTCGAATCGCTCTTCGGGGCGCCGGAATACACGGACATCACCGACCAGACGAACGGAGCCCCCGGTCAGGGGGCCCAGGAGATCGACGATCCGCTGTTCGAGGAGGCCGTCCAGATTGTGCTCAATACGGGGACGGCGTCGGCGAGCCGGCTGCAGCGGCAGCTGCGCATCGGTTTCACCAGGGCCGCCCGTCTTGTAGACGCTATGGAGGATATGGGCATCGTGGGTTCCCAGGCCGGATCGAAGGCGCGGGAGCTCCTGATGTCGGAAGAAGAGGTGCAGACTGTGCTGGAGGAACATGGATAG
- a CDS encoding thiamine diphosphokinase has translation MDSRGVSRGGRVLLPQVEVEIFPAPSDEATLLLVAGGRAPETEWLRTLSAGMTVWAVDRGAEHCFAAGVVPERFIGDADSISQGSLARLERTGVPRLVVDADKDLTDLQLALREASHSHRMVMVTGCWGGRYDHTASAVHSALWARDWGVPVTVYADQQEMLIPLGPQQVCAAGWHRFPSAVSLLPLGGSCHILRLKGTFWELADTWLDIKKPYAVSNRPALGRGGELLEIEVGRGVAGLYGWWEG, from the coding sequence ATGGATAGTCGAGGCGTTTCCCGGGGAGGAAGGGTTCTGCTGCCTCAGGTGGAGGTTGAGATCTTCCCTGCTCCTTCTGACGAGGCGACGCTGCTTCTTGTGGCGGGGGGAAGGGCGCCGGAGACGGAGTGGTTGCGGACCCTCTCCGCAGGGATGACGGTCTGGGCGGTGGATCGGGGAGCGGAGCACTGTTTCGCCGCAGGTGTGGTCCCGGAGCGGTTTATCGGCGATGCCGACAGTATCTCCCAGGGAAGCCTGGCCAGGCTGGAGCGGACAGGTGTTCCCCGTCTGGTGGTCGACGCCGACAAGGACCTGACGGACCTGCAGCTGGCGCTGCGCGAGGCCTCCCATTCCCACAGGATGGTGATGGTGACCGGCTGCTGGGGCGGACGGTACGACCATACGGCGAGCGCTGTCCATTCCGCTCTCTGGGCTCGGGACTGGGGCGTGCCGGTGACGGTCTATGCCGATCAGCAGGAGATGCTGATCCCTCTTGGTCCGCAGCAGGTATGCGCCGCAGGGTGGCATCGCTTTCCTTCCGCCGTCTCGCTGCTCCCTTTAGGTGGTTCATGCCATATCCTGCGACTGAAGGGCACCTTCTGGGAGCTTGCCGATACATGGCTGGATATAAAAAAGCCCTATGCTGTCAGTAACCGACCGGCATTGGGCAGAGGCGGCGAACTGCTTGAGATCGAGGTGGGCCGGGGGGTTGCGGGTCTCTACGGCTGGTGGGAGGGTTGA
- a CDS encoding polyprenyl synthetase family protein produces MHDSGLQHYMEEKRTFLNGQLQARAERKPADVPSRLWEAMNYSLLAGGKRIRPVLCFAAAELFHPQWQSVSPMAVALEMLHTASLIHDDLPCMDDDSLRRGRPTSHMVFGEGLALLAGDALFTQAFTLPLEELPGSGIPAERIVRAIAHFGRATGPAGICGGQVWDTDGRSYETDRPGVEGIARKKTATLIQTSLVTGAILAGAGTIDIQHIEEYGLHLGTSFQIVDDILDVTATAEELGKSPGKDATQGKRTYVSSYGVDGARSRAQEETEQALCALERVEGTGMLRRLTTTIAERAT; encoded by the coding sequence ATGCATGACAGCGGATTGCAGCACTACATGGAAGAGAAGCGCACCTTTTTGAACGGCCAGCTGCAGGCCAGGGCGGAGCGCAAACCGGCGGATGTCCCCAGCCGTCTCTGGGAGGCGATGAACTACTCTCTGCTGGCGGGGGGCAAGCGTATCCGGCCGGTGCTCTGCTTTGCCGCCGCGGAACTCTTCCATCCCCAGTGGCAGTCGGTGTCCCCCATGGCGGTGGCCCTGGAGATGCTCCATACGGCCTCGCTGATCCACGACGATCTTCCCTGCATGGATGACGACAGCCTCCGGAGGGGGCGCCCCACCAGCCATATGGTGTTTGGAGAGGGTCTTGCCCTTCTGGCCGGTGATGCCTTGTTTACCCAGGCCTTCACGCTGCCTCTGGAGGAGCTGCCGGGCAGCGGTATCCCTGCGGAACGGATCGTCCGGGCCATCGCCCATTTCGGCAGGGCCACGGGGCCTGCCGGGATATGCGGCGGGCAGGTATGGGATACCGACGGAAGGAGTTACGAAACGGATCGCCCTGGGGTGGAGGGGATCGCCCGGAAAAAGACGGCGACCCTCATCCAGACCTCCCTGGTGACAGGGGCGATCCTGGCTGGAGCTGGTACAATCGATATACAGCATATCGAGGAATACGGATTGCATCTGGGGACATCCTTCCAGATTGTTGACGACATCCTCGATGTTACCGCAACGGCCGAAGAGCTCGGGAAATCGCCGGGTAAGGACGCAACCCAGGGCAAACGCACCTATGTCTCCTCCTATGGGGTCGACGGCGCGCGGAGCCGGGCGCAGGAGGAGACAGAGCAGGCGCTGTGCGCCCTGGAAAGGGTGGAGGGAACGGGGATGCTCCGGCGGTTGACCACCACCATTGCGGAGAGGGCCACCTAG
- the rpmB gene encoding 50S ribosomal protein L28 produces the protein MSRHCDLCGRGPTTGNNVSHSNRHTRRRWHINLQTVKTDLGNGETRKMKVCTRCLRSNKVQRAV, from the coding sequence ATGTCCAGACACTGTGATCTCTGCGGGCGCGGTCCCACAACGGGGAATAACGTCAGCCATTCGAACCGGCACACCCGGAGACGCTGGCACATCAACCTCCAGACGGTCAAGACCGATCTCGGTAACGGCGAGACCAGGAAGATGAAAGTCTGCACCAGGTGCCTGCGATCCAACAAAGTACAGAGGGCTGTGTAA
- the xseB gene encoding exodeoxyribonuclease VII small subunit, with translation MTFSQDFNTLETIVGQLEEDTMELERSLELFEEGVRLYRRCSHALQQSEQRVAMLLENEDGEPAELPWEGAERDGENGDA, from the coding sequence GTGACGTTTTCGCAGGATTTCAATACACTGGAGACGATAGTCGGACAGCTTGAGGAGGATACCATGGAGCTGGAGCGCTCCCTGGAGCTTTTTGAAGAGGGGGTGCGTCTGTACAGAAGGTGCAGCCACGCTCTCCAGCAGTCCGAACAGAGGGTCGCCATGTTGCTTGAGAACGAGGACGGGGAACCCGCCGAGCTCCCCTGGGAGGGTGCGGAGCGGGACGGGGAGAACGGCGATGCATGA